In Chanodichthys erythropterus isolate Z2021 chromosome 9, ASM2448905v1, whole genome shotgun sequence, a genomic segment contains:
- the alas2 gene encoding 5-aminolevulinate synthase, erythroid-specific, mitochondrial: MSAFLHHCPFLKSTPGPSLRNVAAYLGLADRCPIIVRQISVKATQSFEGNGLLPHKEPKRQLATTATQVAISMSQSCPFVSSKIGLVKASPQVQEDVQPSLENQDTSGLMSSIFSGLQSHQSTGPTHLLQDNFARASFNYDDFFTQKIVEKKTDHTYRIFKTVNRFAEVFPFAEDYSIPGRLGSQVSVWCSNDYLGMSRHPRVVKAIREALEKHGAGAGGTRNISGTSNYHVALESELARLHQKDGALVFSSCFVANDSTLFTLAKMLPGCEIYSDMGNHASMIQGIRNSGAKRFIFRHNDASHLEELLSRSDPLTPKIVAFETVHSMDGAICPLEELCDVAHKYGALTFVDEVHAVGLYGAHGAGVGERDNVMHKIDIVSGTLGKAFGCVGGYIASTAALVDTVRSYAAGFIFTTSLPPMVLAGALESVRVLKSAEGQALRRAHQRNVKHMRQLLLDAGLPVVNCPSHIIPIRVGDAAKNSKVCDVLLEKHNIYVQAINYPTVPRGEELLRLAPSPFHNPIMMNYFVEKLLDVWQEVGLPLNGPAMASCTFCDRPLHFDLMSEWEKSYFGNMEPRYITVAAQ; this comes from the exons ATGTCTGCTTTTCTGCATCACTGCCCATTCCTGAAGTCCACTCCAGGCCCTTCTCTAAGGAACGTGGCAGCATACCTCGGCTTGGCTGACAGATGTCCAATCATTGTCCGCCAGATATCTGTAAAAGCCACTCAATCCTTTGAGGGAAATG GTCTGCTCCCTCACAAGGAGCCAAAGCGACAGCTGGCTACTACAGCGACTCAGGTGGCAATCTCCATGTCCCAAAGCTGTCCTTTTGTTTCCTCTAAGATTGGACTGGTTAAAGCAAGTCCACAAGTGCAGGAGGATGTCCAGCCGAGTCTTGAGAATCAAGACACCTCAG GCTTGATGAGCTCGATTTTCAGTGGCTTGCAAAGTCATCAGTCCACTGGTCCTACACACCTTCTTCAGGACAATTTTG CCAGAGCCAGTTTCAACTACGATGACTTCTTCACTCAGAAGATTGTGGAAAAGAAGACTGACCATACCTACCGCATCTTTAAGACGGTGAACCGTTTTGCAGAGGTTTTCCCTTTTGCTGAGGACTACTCCATCCCTGGACGCTTGGGCTCCCAGGTGTCTGTATGGTGCAGTAATGATTACCTGGGCATGAGTCGACATCCCCGAGTTGTCAAGGCCATAAG AGAGGCTTTAGAGAAGCATGGTGCTGGAGCAGGTGGAACCCGAAATATCTCTGGGACGAGTAACTATCATGTGGCCTTGGAGAGTGAGCTGGCCCGTCTACACCAGAAAGATGGAGCGCTGGTCTTTTCTTCCTGCTTTGTAGCCAATGATTCCACCCTCTTTACGTTGGCTAAAATGCTCCCAG GCTGTGAGATATACTCAGACATGGGCAATCATGCCTCCATGATCCAGGGCATCAGGAACAGTGGGGCTAAACGCTTCATCTTCCGACACAATGATGCCAGTCACCTGGAGGAACTACTTAGCCGCTCGGATCCACTCACGCCCAAAATCGTGGCCTTTGAGACTGTGCATTCAATGGATG GTGCAATTTGCCCTCTAGAAGAACTGTGCGATGTAGCACACAAATATGGAGCTCTGACTTTTGTGGATGAAGTCCATGCTGTAGGACTGTATGGGGCTCATGGAGCAGGTGTAGGAGAGAGAGACAACGTCATGCACAAGATCGATATTGTCTCTGGAACTCTGG GCAAGGCATTTGGCTGTGTGGGTGGTTATATAGCCAGCACCGCCGCCCTGGTGGACACTGTGCGCTCCTACGCTGCTGGGTTTATATTCACTACCTCCTTGCCTCCCATGGTGCTGGCGGGGGCTCTGGAATCGGTGCGAGTGCTGAAGAGTGCAGAAGGCCAGGCCTTGCGCAGAGCCCATCAGAGAAACGTCAAACACATGAGACAGCTGCTGCTGGACGCTGGGCTGCCTGTGGTCAACTGCCCCAGCCACATAATTCCTATACGG GTTGGAGATGCAGCGAAAAACTCCAAGGTGTGTGATGTTCTGTTGGAGAAACACAACATCTATGTGCAGGCCATAAATTACCCAACAGTGCCTCGCGGGGAGGAGCTACTGCGGTTGGCTCCTTCTCCTTTCCACAACCCCATTATGATGAACTACTTTGTAG AGAAACTGTTGGATGTCTGGCAGGAGGTTGGACTACCGCTGAATGGACCGGCTATGGCCTCATGCACCTTCTGTGATCGGCCTCTCCATTTTGACCTCATGAGTGAGTGGGAGAAGTCCTACTTTGGTAACATGGAGCCGAGGTACATTACTGTGGCTGCACAGTGA
- the LOC137027012 gene encoding chymotrypsin-like elastase family member 2A, which translates to MKFLVLAVLVVGAYGCGLPTYPPIVTRVVGGVDVRPNSWPWQISLQYKSGSSWYHTCGGSLISNEWVLTAAHCISKSRTYRVYLGKHNLKEEENGSLAISTSKIIVHEGWNSFTIRNDIALIKLESPVTTSDKITPACLPANGLVLPHDAPCYVTGWGRLYTNGPLADILQQALLPVVDYATCSKSDWWGSQVTQNMVCAGGDGVVAGCNGDSGGPLNCAGSDGAWEVHGIVSFGSGLSCNYSKKPTVFTRVSGYIDWISKNMASY; encoded by the exons ATGAAGTTTCTGGTCTTGGCTGTTCTGGTCGTTGGAG CTTACGGATGTGGGCTGCCCACCTACCCTCCTATTGTGACGAGGGTTGTGGGGGGTGTGGATGTCCGCCCTAACAGCTGGCCCTGGCAG ATCTCCCTCCAGTACAAGAGTGGTAGTAGCTGGTACCACACTTGTGGAGGCAGCCTTATTTCCAATGAGTGGGTTCTGACTGCTGCTCACTGCATCAG CAAAAGCAGAACTTACAGGGTGTATCTGGGAAAACATAACCTGAAGGAGGAGGAGAACGGATCTCTCGCCATCTCCACGAGCAAGATCATTGTCCATGAGGGCTGGAATTCCTTCACTATCCG TAATGACATCGCCCTGATCAAACTGGAGAGTCCTGTCACCACTAGTGACAAGATCACACCTGCATGTCTTCCTGCAAATGGTCTTGTTCTGCCCCACGATGCTCCCTGCTACGTCACTGGATGGGGACGTCTCTACA CCAATGGACCCCTTGCTGATATCCTGCAGCAGGCTCTCCTGCCTGTAGTGGATTACGCCACCTGCTCTAAGTCTGACTGGTGGGGCTCTCAGGTCACACAAAACATGGTCTGCGCCGGTGGAGATGGTGTTGTTGCTGGATGTAAT GGCGACTCTGGTGGCCCCCTGAATTGTGCTGGTAGCGACGGCGCTTGGGAGGTCCATGGTATTGTGAGCTTTGGTTCAGGCCTGAGCTGCAACTATTCCAAGAAGCCCACCGTTTTCACTCGTGTGAGTGGCTACATTGACTGGATCAGCAAA AACATGGCCAGCTATTAA